A DNA window from Thermosynechococcaceae cyanobacterium Okahandja contains the following coding sequences:
- the amt gene encoding ammonium transporter: protein MKLRSVSRRWLRFNHPLNGLLYLPLRRTLWGLAVAIGVLSVTAALGQDTAATPDVPEAVTVALNTLWVIFAGVLVFFMNAGFGMLETGFCRAKNAVNLLSKNLIVFALSSISFWAIGFALMFGDGNGVMGWSGFFLLGPDNSPATEEAYSGVYSALSWAAVPLYAKFFFQLVFAGTAATIVSGAVAERIKFYAFFVFSLLLVGISYPITGHWIWGGGWLYKLGMWDFAGSTVVHSVGGWAALMGAALLGPRLGRYMEDGSVAAIPGHNFAIATLGCLILWLGWFGFNPGSTMTADPMAIAHITITTNMAAAFGGVTATIVSTLYFGKPDLSMIINGILAGLVAITAPCAFVTLESAILIGIIAGIIIVFSVVVIDRLKIDDPVGAISVHLVNGIWGTLAVGLFAAGPGDLYEEGPLKGLLWSGDVTQFWHQLVGVLAVGGFTVAFSTAVWLILKVTMGIRVSPEEEIEGLDIGEHGMEAYAGFLFREEVKGFVDLLKRMSGSGR from the coding sequence ATGAAGCTGCGCTCTGTGTCCCGCCGTTGGTTGCGGTTTAACCATCCGCTGAATGGGTTACTCTACTTACCGTTGCGCCGCACCCTTTGGGGTCTGGCGGTCGCAATTGGCGTGCTCTCGGTAACGGCTGCTCTAGGTCAAGACACTGCGGCCACCCCGGATGTTCCCGAGGCGGTAACGGTGGCGCTCAATACCCTTTGGGTGATTTTTGCTGGGGTGTTGGTGTTTTTTATGAATGCGGGCTTTGGCATGTTGGAGACGGGCTTTTGCCGTGCCAAAAATGCCGTGAACCTGCTCTCAAAAAACCTGATTGTTTTTGCGCTCTCGAGTATTTCCTTTTGGGCGATCGGGTTTGCCCTCATGTTTGGGGATGGGAATGGTGTGATGGGCTGGAGCGGCTTCTTTTTGCTAGGCCCCGATAACAGTCCGGCGACAGAGGAGGCCTACAGTGGTGTTTACAGTGCCCTGAGTTGGGCGGCGGTGCCCCTGTACGCCAAGTTCTTTTTCCAACTGGTGTTTGCCGGTACGGCAGCAACCATTGTCTCGGGGGCGGTGGCGGAGCGGATTAAGTTCTACGCCTTCTTTGTCTTTAGCCTGTTGTTGGTGGGCATTTCCTACCCCATTACCGGCCACTGGATTTGGGGCGGCGGTTGGCTCTATAAGTTGGGCATGTGGGACTTTGCCGGTTCCACCGTGGTTCACTCGGTGGGGGGCTGGGCGGCGTTGATGGGGGCGGCGCTGCTCGGGCCGCGCTTGGGGCGCTACATGGAGGATGGGTCGGTAGCAGCAATCCCGGGTCATAATTTTGCCATTGCTACCCTTGGCTGTTTGATTTTATGGTTGGGGTGGTTTGGCTTTAACCCCGGCTCGACGATGACCGCCGATCCGATGGCGATCGCCCACATCACGATAACCACCAACATGGCTGCCGCTTTTGGGGGGGTCACGGCAACCATTGTCTCCACTCTCTACTTTGGCAAGCCAGACCTTTCCATGATTATTAATGGCATTCTGGCGGGTTTGGTGGCCATTACGGCTCCCTGTGCCTTTGTCACCCTTGAGAGCGCCATCCTCATTGGGATTATTGCGGGCATTATTATTGTCTTTTCGGTGGTCGTCATTGACCGCCTCAAAATTGATGATCCGGTGGGTGCCATTTCGGTGCATTTAGTCAATGGTATTTGGGGCACCTTAGCAGTGGGGCTGTTTGCCGCTGGCCCGGGTGACCTGTACGAAGAGGGGCCCCTCAAAGGGTTACTCTGGAGTGGCGATGTCACCCAATTCTGGCATCAGTTGGTGGGGGTGCTGGCCGTGGGGGGCTTTACGGTGGCCTTTAGCACCGCTGTCTGGTTGATATTAAAGGTAACGATGGGCATTCGTGTCTCCCCGGAGGAAGAAATCGAAGGGCTGGATATTGGCGAACACGGCATGGAAGCCTACGCCGGGTTCTTGTTCCGTGAGGAGGTGAAGGGCTTTGTGGATCTGCTGAAGCGGATGTCGGGCAGTGGTCGCTAG
- a CDS encoding Coq4 family protein, with the protein MRKLDQPSAITTESPINEQRFYRFLGIIDTLTHWLGMSEAQIIHLDFLASLPEHTFGHDLAAFYQREKLTPFTTGPRRKQLHDATHVLTGYGTDLVGEAELQAFLLGISFTPLNALLKRQTVRRIRQLDLLSAAALEERLNAAYQRGQRSRFDPNTWPVERQWYLPAPQVRRIYGL; encoded by the coding sequence ATGCGCAAACTGGATCAACCCTCAGCAATCACGACTGAATCACCCATTAACGAGCAGCGATTTTACCGTTTCCTAGGGATAATTGACACCTTAACCCATTGGCTGGGGATGAGTGAGGCGCAAATTATTCACCTTGACTTCTTGGCATCCCTGCCGGAACATACATTTGGCCACGATCTTGCCGCCTTTTATCAGCGCGAAAAGCTCACCCCCTTCACCACAGGACCGCGCCGGAAGCAGTTGCACGATGCCACCCATGTGCTCACCGGCTATGGCACCGACCTTGTGGGAGAAGCAGAATTGCAAGCCTTTTTGTTGGGAATTAGCTTTACCCCCCTCAATGCCCTGCTCAAGCGGCAAACGGTACGGCGCATTCGTCAGCTTGACCTGTTGTCGGCAGCGGCCTTAGAGGAACGCCTGAATGCCGCCTATCAGCGGGGTCAACGGAGCCGCTTTGATCCGAATACATGGCCGGTGGAGCGTCAGTGGTACTTGCCCGCACCCCAAGTACGCCGCATTTACGGCTTGTAA
- a CDS encoding 2-isopropylmalate synthase, with product MLSDPRYLSRALVRRRAIASFVLCLVGLAGVNMPPAMAQIAVYEGRRVTGDVTMTLPDGSTYQGELLNGRFNGQGILSMANGNRYEGEFRNGRYHGQGVLTYADGGRYEGGFVDGVFNGQGVLALANGQRYEGNFQNGQFHGDGILTFADGTRYEGKFEAGQYHGMGVLSFGDGTSYAGNFRNGLFDGQGVFTLPDGSRLIATWRNGRREPR from the coding sequence GTGCTGAGTGATCCGCGTTACCTTAGCCGTGCCCTCGTCCGCCGCCGGGCGATCGCGAGCTTTGTTCTCTGCCTTGTGGGGCTAGCAGGGGTGAATATGCCTCCAGCAATGGCCCAAATTGCGGTTTATGAAGGTCGGCGTGTGACCGGGGATGTCACCATGACATTGCCCGATGGCAGCACTTACCAAGGGGAACTTCTGAATGGTCGGTTTAACGGTCAGGGCATTCTCTCGATGGCCAACGGCAACCGCTATGAGGGAGAGTTTCGCAATGGACGCTACCACGGCCAAGGGGTGCTCACCTACGCCGATGGCGGCCGTTACGAGGGCGGGTTTGTTGATGGGGTCTTTAACGGTCAGGGAGTGTTAGCGTTGGCCAATGGGCAGCGTTACGAGGGCAACTTTCAAAATGGTCAGTTTCATGGGGATGGCATTCTCACGTTTGCCGATGGCACCCGCTACGAAGGTAAATTTGAAGCGGGGCAGTACCATGGAATGGGAGTGCTATCCTTTGGCGATGGCACCAGCTATGCGGGAAATTTTCGCAATGGCCTGTTTGATGGGCAGGGAGTGTTTACGCTGCCCGATGGCTCTCGGCTGATTGCCACATGGCGCAACGGCCGCCGCGAACCCCGCTAA
- a CDS encoding chemotaxis protein CheW has product MASVPLGASEYFHVELLQGVNVAIPLDHTAEVLSLRGQDICLIPGVSPALLGISNQRGRLLWMLDLLHILGLVLPPHGRTNERLTALVVKEVTPEQPRQFACIVHQLRGIISVLPEQVQPVPTRLQREVRQYLSGFMQLERQPILLLNIDAIFQAVARSPVSSSALSL; this is encoded by the coding sequence ATGGCCAGTGTTCCCTTGGGAGCGAGTGAATACTTTCATGTGGAGCTACTCCAAGGGGTGAATGTGGCGATTCCCTTGGATCATACTGCCGAGGTCTTAAGTCTGCGGGGGCAGGACATTTGCCTGATTCCGGGAGTATCCCCCGCACTGCTGGGCATTAGTAACCAGCGGGGTCGCCTCTTGTGGATGTTAGATTTATTACATATCTTGGGATTAGTGCTGCCCCCTCACGGCAGGACAAACGAACGCTTGACGGCCTTGGTGGTGAAAGAGGTTACACCGGAGCAGCCGCGCCAATTCGCCTGTATTGTCCATCAGTTGCGCGGCATTATTAGCGTTTTGCCAGAGCAGGTGCAGCCGGTTCCTACTCGTTTACAGCGGGAGGTGCGCCAATACTTAAGTGGATTTATGCAACTGGAGCGGCAACCCATCTTACTCCTAAACATTGATGCAATTTTTCAGGCCGTGGCTCGTTCACCCGTATCCTCCTCTGCCCTAAGCCTATGA
- a CDS encoding response regulator yields the protein MKRVLVVEDSRADQTMIVSILEKLGHETHLAETAEKALEWLANHQPPDLIMLDIVMPGANGLELCREVRSQPNLKHVPIIFCSSKDQDFDRFWALRQGGNAYITKPFEPEDLIQAVDEYLNPSE from the coding sequence ATGAAGCGGGTGCTAGTGGTTGAAGATTCGCGAGCGGATCAGACCATGATTGTTTCAATTCTGGAAAAATTAGGCCACGAAACCCACCTTGCCGAAACGGCTGAAAAAGCTCTAGAATGGCTCGCCAACCACCAACCGCCGGATTTGATCATGCTCGATATTGTCATGCCGGGCGCTAACGGCCTAGAGCTATGCCGTGAAGTGCGTTCTCAGCCGAACTTAAAGCATGTGCCCATTATCTTCTGCTCTTCTAAAGATCAAGACTTTGATCGCTTTTGGGCGCTGCGTCAAGGGGGAAATGCCTACATCACCAAGCCCTTTGAGCCAGAAGATTTAATCCAAGCCGTTGATGAGTACCTCAATCCCAGCGAGTAA
- a CDS encoding response regulator, protein MTMTSMQSPALTSQQTSDVNKALVFPARVIQRVMGDRLSGRLTFTDPNDDSIGWSLYVGSGQLHYATSTIGHQQRFDYLCQRYCPQLAGTLAEGETEYQYLCRLWQSGQITLPQLRKLLFLFSQEALLHIFAMPQTSLSVERALGLEHLVLCVPLKQTLSQLRDGISQAVQARAYLNSPLQRLGLAYPERLQASLWQQDYARDMVAALPQLLASTPVLYEVATQLRLEAIATAQLLRPALSNGAIVQYPYAAPESDTRPVVACIDDSRTIQRNVRLILETSGYRVLEVMQPTRALSALADTKPDLVLMDISMPDMDGYELCRQLRQTDTLKDVPVVMLTGRDGLVDRIRARMVGATDYLTKPFTPQELLSLAQRFAHAAVVETN, encoded by the coding sequence ATGACCATGACCTCTATGCAGTCGCCAGCCCTGACATCACAGCAGACATCCGATGTAAATAAGGCTCTTGTGTTTCCGGCACGGGTCATCCAGCGGGTCATGGGCGATCGCCTGTCAGGTCGGTTGACATTTACAGACCCGAACGATGACTCCATTGGCTGGAGCCTTTACGTTGGCAGTGGCCAGCTTCACTACGCCACCAGTACGATAGGGCATCAACAGCGGTTTGACTACCTCTGCCAGCGCTATTGTCCCCAGTTGGCTGGCACCCTCGCCGAGGGGGAAACCGAGTATCAGTACCTCTGTCGCCTGTGGCAGTCGGGGCAGATCACCCTGCCGCAGTTGCGTAAGCTGCTGTTCCTGTTTAGTCAGGAGGCGCTGCTGCATATCTTTGCCATGCCCCAAACCTCCCTGTCGGTGGAGCGTGCCTTGGGACTTGAGCACCTTGTGTTGTGTGTGCCCCTCAAGCAAACCCTGAGCCAGTTGCGTGATGGCATTAGTCAGGCCGTGCAGGCTCGCGCCTATCTAAATTCGCCCCTGCAGCGTTTGGGGCTAGCCTATCCCGAAAGACTCCAAGCGAGTCTATGGCAACAGGATTACGCCCGTGACATGGTGGCAGCCTTACCCCAACTGTTGGCATCAACCCCGGTGCTCTACGAGGTGGCCACCCAGTTGCGCCTCGAGGCGATCGCCACCGCCCAACTGCTTCGCCCTGCCCTGAGCAACGGTGCCATTGTCCAGTATCCCTACGCTGCCCCCGAAAGCGACACTCGCCCCGTTGTAGCTTGTATTGACGACAGTCGCACCATCCAGCGGAACGTGCGCCTGATTTTAGAAACCTCCGGTTATCGCGTACTGGAGGTCATGCAACCCACCCGTGCCCTCAGCGCCCTAGCGGATACCAAACCCGACTTGGTGCTGATGGATATTTCGATGCCGGACATGGATGGCTATGAACTCTGCCGTCAGTTGCGCCAAACCGATACCCTCAAAGATGTGCCGGTGGTGATGCTCACCGGTCGGGATGGCTTAGTGGATCGCATTCGGGCGCGGATGGTGGGTGCCACAGATTATTTAACAAAACCCTTTACACCGCAAGAGTTATTATCATTAGCACAGCGATTTGCTCATGCTGCCGTTGTGGAGACAAACTAA
- the groL gene encoding chaperonin GroEL (60 kDa chaperone family; promotes refolding of misfolded polypeptides especially under stressful conditions; forms two stacked rings of heptamers to form a barrel-shaped 14mer; ends can be capped by GroES; misfolded proteins enter the barrel where they are refolded when GroES binds): protein MAKRIIYNENARRALEKGMDILAESVAVTLGPKGRNVVLEKKFGAPQIINDGVTIAKEIELEDHIENTGVALIRQAASKTNDAAGDGTTTATVLAHAMVKEGLRNVAAGANPISLKRGIDKATQFLVEKIAAHARPVEDSKAIAQVAAISAGNDEEVGRMIADAMDKVGKEGVISLEEGKSMTTELEVTEGMRFDKGYISPYFATDTERMEAVLDEPFVLITDKKITLVQDLVPILEQVARAGKPLVIIAEDIEKEALATLVVNRLRGVLNVAAVKAPGFGDRRKAMLEDIAVLTGGQVITEDAGLKLDNTKLDMLGKARRITITKDNTTIVAEGNEKAVKARCEQIRRQIEETDSSYDKEKLQERLAKLAGGVAVIKVGAATETEMKDRKLRLEDAINATKAAVEEGIVPGGGTTLAHLAPELSNWAAEHLTGEELIGANIVERALSAPLRRIAENAGQNGAIIAERVKEKDFNVGYDAAKDEYVDMFTAGIVDPAKVTRSALQNAASIAGMVLTTECIIVDKPEPKENAPAGAGAGMGGDFDY, encoded by the coding sequence ATGGCAAAACGCATCATCTACAACGAAAATGCGCGTCGCGCTCTTGAAAAAGGCATGGACATTTTAGCGGAGTCCGTCGCCGTCACCCTTGGCCCCAAAGGCCGTAACGTTGTCCTCGAGAAAAAATTTGGTGCGCCCCAAATCATCAACGATGGCGTCACCATTGCCAAAGAAATTGAACTGGAAGACCACATTGAAAATACGGGTGTCGCGCTCATTCGCCAAGCCGCCTCTAAGACCAACGATGCTGCCGGAGATGGCACCACCACCGCGACCGTGCTGGCTCATGCCATGGTCAAAGAAGGGCTGCGCAACGTTGCCGCCGGAGCAAACCCCATTTCCCTGAAACGGGGTATTGATAAAGCCACCCAGTTCTTGGTGGAAAAAATTGCCGCCCACGCCCGCCCGGTCGAAGACTCAAAAGCCATTGCCCAAGTGGCCGCCATTTCCGCCGGGAACGACGAGGAAGTGGGTCGGATGATTGCCGATGCCATGGATAAAGTGGGCAAAGAAGGGGTTATCTCCCTAGAAGAAGGCAAGTCCATGACCACCGAACTGGAGGTCACCGAAGGGATGCGCTTTGACAAGGGCTACATCTCCCCCTACTTTGCCACCGACACCGAGCGCATGGAAGCGGTGCTCGATGAGCCGTTTGTCCTGATTACCGACAAGAAAATCACCCTCGTTCAGGATCTAGTGCCCATTCTGGAGCAAGTGGCTCGCGCGGGCAAACCCCTCGTCATTATTGCCGAAGACATTGAAAAAGAAGCCCTCGCCACGCTCGTGGTGAACCGTCTGCGGGGTGTGCTGAATGTGGCTGCCGTTAAAGCTCCCGGCTTTGGCGATCGCCGCAAAGCCATGCTCGAAGACATTGCTGTCCTCACCGGTGGTCAAGTGATTACCGAGGATGCCGGTCTGAAGCTGGACAACACCAAGCTCGATATGTTGGGTAAAGCCCGCCGCATTACCATTACCAAAGACAACACCACCATTGTGGCCGAAGGGAATGAAAAAGCGGTGAAAGCCCGTTGCGAGCAAATCCGGCGGCAAATCGAAGAAACTGACTCCAGCTACGACAAAGAGAAGCTGCAAGAGCGGTTGGCCAAGCTAGCCGGTGGGGTCGCAGTCATTAAAGTGGGTGCGGCCACCGAAACAGAAATGAAAGATCGCAAGCTGCGGCTCGAGGATGCCATCAACGCCACCAAAGCCGCGGTGGAAGAAGGGATTGTTCCCGGTGGTGGCACCACCTTGGCACACTTGGCTCCCGAGTTGAGCAACTGGGCGGCTGAACACCTCACTGGCGAAGAACTCATTGGCGCGAACATTGTCGAGCGTGCCCTGAGTGCGCCGCTGCGCCGGATTGCTGAAAATGCGGGGCAAAACGGTGCCATCATTGCCGAGCGCGTTAAAGAAAAAGACTTTAACGTGGGTTACGATGCCGCCAAGGACGAGTATGTGGATATGTTCACAGCAGGTATTGTGGACCCCGCCAAAGTCACCCGCTCGGCGCTGCAAAACGCCGCGTCCATTGCCGGTATGGTGCTCACCACCGAGTGCATCATTGTCGATAAGCCCGAACCCAAGGAGAATGCGCCCGCTGGCGCAGGAGCCGGTATGGGGGGTGACTTCGACTACTAG
- a CDS encoding bifunctional folylpolyglutamate synthase/dihydrofolate synthase — protein sequence MQRTAATDPITLALAAYGRFGVRLGLEPIQELLTALGAPQRHIPFIHVAGTNGKGSVCAYLDSMLRAAGYRTGRYTSPHLLSWCERICVDGTPIAVADFLALIRRLEAVLPQLHYQPSQFELVTAAAWLYFAEQGVEIAVIEVGLGGRLDATNVCPPPLVSVITSIGWDHWQRLGNTLAAIAGEKAGILKPQRPAVIGPVPPEAKAVIQSRLQALQCPALWPEPAQWSARSGWAIWRGIEYPLPLAGEVQLVNSSLAIATVQELLKQGWQIPLEAIQTGMAQTRWPGRLQWLSWQGQPLLIDGAHNAPAAAYLRQYVDQLGWSAVTWVVGMLANKDHRGILEQLLRPGDRLRLVTVPEHPSGDLETLGRLAHQCCPGLGECRGYSSLPEALTDLPPHSVVCGSLYLIAAVLGSQPPDVLTVQGCSC from the coding sequence GTGCAGCGAACAGCCGCAACCGATCCAATTACACTTGCCTTGGCGGCCTATGGTCGCTTTGGTGTGCGCTTGGGCTTAGAACCGATTCAAGAACTGCTCACGGCGCTGGGGGCACCTCAGCGGCATATCCCCTTTATCCATGTGGCGGGCACCAATGGCAAGGGGTCGGTCTGTGCCTACCTCGACAGTATGCTGCGGGCGGCAGGCTATCGCACGGGGCGCTACACTTCGCCCCATTTGCTCAGTTGGTGTGAGCGCATTTGTGTGGACGGCACGCCGATTGCCGTGGCAGACTTTCTGGCGCTGATTCGGCGGCTTGAGGCGGTGCTGCCCCAACTGCACTACCAACCCAGCCAGTTTGAACTGGTGACGGCGGCGGCATGGCTGTACTTTGCCGAGCAGGGGGTAGAGATTGCGGTGATCGAAGTGGGCTTGGGGGGGCGGCTCGATGCCACAAATGTGTGCCCACCACCGTTGGTGAGTGTGATTACCTCCATTGGTTGGGATCATTGGCAGCGCTTAGGGAACACGTTGGCGGCGATCGCCGGTGAAAAGGCGGGTATCCTCAAGCCGCAACGACCGGCGGTGATTGGCCCTGTCCCCCCAGAGGCGAAGGCGGTCATTCAGTCACGGTTGCAGGCCTTGCAGTGTCCAGCCCTATGGCCAGAACCTGCCCAGTGGTCAGCCCGCTCGGGGTGGGCCATCTGGCGCGGCATAGAGTATCCGCTGCCCTTAGCAGGTGAGGTGCAACTGGTGAACTCCTCCCTCGCGATCGCCACGGTACAGGAACTTTTGAAACAGGGGTGGCAGATTCCCTTGGAGGCCATACAAACAGGCATGGCGCAAACCCGCTGGCCGGGACGACTCCAGTGGCTATCGTGGCAGGGGCAGCCCCTATTAATTGACGGTGCCCACAATGCACCGGCGGCGGCCTACTTACGCCAGTATGTGGATCAGTTGGGCTGGTCGGCGGTAACCTGGGTGGTGGGGATGCTGGCCAACAAAGACCATCGCGGTATCCTTGAGCAACTCCTGCGACCGGGCGATCGCCTCCGGCTGGTGACGGTTCCTGAGCACCCAAGTGGCGACCTCGAGACCTTAGGGCGGCTGGCACACCAATGCTGCCCGGGCTTAGGGGAGTGCCGTGGCTATAGCAGCCTGCCAGAGGCATTAACCGATCTTCCCCCCCACTCAGTGGTGTGTGGATCCCTCTATTTAATTGCGGCAGTTCTCGGTTCCCAGCCCCCAGACGTATTGACAGTACAGGGATGTTCTTGCTAG
- the groES gene encoding co-chaperone GroES, whose protein sequence is MAAVSLSVSTVKPLGDRIFVKVAESEERTAGGILLPDNAREKPQVGEVTAVGPGKLSEDGKRQPMDVKVGDKVLYSKYAGTEVKLAGEDYVLLSEKDILAVVA, encoded by the coding sequence ATGGCAGCCGTATCTCTAAGTGTTTCAACGGTCAAGCCCTTGGGCGATCGTATTTTTGTGAAAGTGGCCGAAAGTGAAGAACGCACGGCAGGCGGCATTTTGCTGCCGGACAACGCCCGTGAAAAGCCACAAGTGGGTGAAGTCACCGCCGTGGGCCCGGGCAAACTCAGTGAAGATGGCAAACGCCAGCCCATGGATGTAAAAGTCGGCGACAAAGTGCTGTACTCCAAATATGCCGGCACTGAAGTCAAGCTAGCCGGTGAAGACTACGTCCTGCTCTCGGAAAAAGACATTCTGGCCGTGGTGGCCTAA
- a CDS encoding carbohydrate ABC transporter permease — MGLSLVLGLGALLLLSPLLVVVCTSGWPVGTLPNQLLPPEGWTWQSYQIAWQQGDFLRAFANSTLVAIAVTALQLFTSALAGYALARLRFRGQQIVLLLMLATLVIPFQLLVIPIFLILKAGHLINTYGALILPTAANGFGVFLMRQFFLTLPVALEEAAFLDGASRWQLLWHILLPLSRPALVTLFIFTFIGEWNDLFKPLVFTTKPELITVQLSLANFQEQFTNDWPLMMAAAVIATVPVVVMFALGQRQLIRGIATTGLKN; from the coding sequence ATGGGGTTGTCACTGGTATTGGGGCTGGGGGCACTGCTGTTGCTCAGTCCCCTACTGGTGGTGGTGTGTACTTCCGGCTGGCCTGTAGGTACCCTCCCCAACCAATTGCTGCCCCCCGAAGGCTGGACGTGGCAGAGTTACCAGATCGCTTGGCAGCAGGGGGACTTTCTGCGTGCGTTTGCTAACTCCACCTTGGTGGCGATCGCCGTCACCGCCCTACAGCTATTCACCTCTGCTTTGGCGGGCTACGCCTTGGCTCGGTTGCGCTTTCGCGGCCAGCAGATTGTTTTGCTGCTCATGCTGGCCACTCTGGTTATTCCCTTTCAATTGCTGGTGATCCCGATCTTCTTAATCCTAAAAGCGGGCCACCTAATTAATACCTATGGCGCATTAATTTTACCCACGGCGGCCAACGGCTTTGGCGTTTTTTTGATGCGGCAGTTCTTTTTAACGCTGCCTGTTGCACTTGAGGAGGCCGCCTTCCTAGACGGCGCTAGCCGCTGGCAACTGCTGTGGCATATTTTGCTCCCCCTGAGTCGGCCTGCGTTGGTAACGTTATTTATCTTTACCTTTATTGGCGAGTGGAACGACCTCTTTAAGCCATTGGTGTTTACCACCAAGCCAGAACTGATCACCGTGCAGCTTTCCTTGGCCAACTTCCAAGAACAGTTCACCAATGACTGGCCCTTAATGATGGCGGCGGCGGTAATTGCTACAGTGCCCGTTGTGGTGATGTTTGCCCTTGGCCAACGTCAACTGATTCGCGGCATTGCCACCACAGGTCTCAAAAACTAG